The DNA sequence CCATTGCAAGCATCTTCCGGAAAAACGGTCCGACATCGCCTGAATCGAGGCGGCGACCGCGCTGCGAACAACGCCTTGTGGACCATTGCCATGGTGCGAATGCGCAGTGACCCGAGAACCCGCGCATACGTCGAGCGACGGACCAAGGAAGGAATGTCGAACAAGGAAATTCATCGCTGTCTGAAGCGTTATATCGTCAGGGAGATGTACCCGCTCATTCTTGCCGACTTAGCCGATTCAGCCCGTACCACTTGACATAGGAGCGTCATTGCTCCAACGGAAAGCTTCTTCAACAGCTTGAAGAACGAACGGGTTCACGCCACGCGCTACCGGACGCATCAGGACGCGAAGGCCGATCTGTTCGAATACATCGAAGTGTTTTACAACCGCACTCGTCGTCATTCGTCGCTCGGCTTTGTGTCTCCGGAAAGGTATCTTCAGGACTGGATCAACGCTCAGCAGACCAAGAATGCGGCTGCATAACTCAGGACCGTTGGAAGGCGAAAAACCGAGGGAAGCTCACGTTGAGATATGCGAGCACGGCGGCCATGAATCGTGAACCGCTAACCGTTAGCCCCCCTCAGCCCGAAAAATCCGTCACCACCGTCACTCCGGCGCCTTCGAACCGATCCATGTTCATCAGCGCGTCGATCGACTCGCCGAGACTGATTTCCTTGCCGATCAGGCGCTCCGGCGCGAGCTTGCCGGCATGCACCATGTCGAGCATCGCGCCGTAGCGATGCGCCTGCATCCCGTGGCTGCCGAGAATCTCGAGTTCGTGCGCGATCACCTTGCTCATCGGCACGGCCGGCGTCGCGTGTTCGCCGAGCATCAGCCCGACCTGCACGTGCTTGCCGCGCCGGCGCAGGTTGCTGATCGAGTTGAAGCAGGTGGTCGGATGGCCGAGCGCATCGAGCGAGACGTGTGCGCCGCCGCGCGTGATCTCCTTCACCGCGTCGACGACGTCCGTCACCTGCGACGCATCGACGGTCGCCGCCGCGCCGAGCGCGCGCGCGAGCGTTAGGGCACGCTCGGAAATGTCGATCGCGACGACGTTCGCGCCGATCGCGTTCGCGATCATGATCGCCGACAGGCCGACGCCGCCGCAGCCGTGCACGGCCACCCACTGGCCGGCCGACGTGCGCCCCTGGTCGACGACCGCGCGAAACGACGTCACGAACCGGCAGCCGAGGCTCGCCGCGGTCGGGAAGTCGAGCGCATCGGGCAGCCGCACGAGGTTCAGGTCCGCGTGGTGGATGCCGACGTATTGCGCGAACGAGCCCCAGTGCGTGAAGCCGGGCTGAAACTGGCGCTCGCAGACCTGCTGATTGCCCGAGTGGCATTCCGGGCAATGGCCGCAGCCGCCGACGAACGGCACCGTCACGCGGTCGCCGGCCTTCCAGCGCGTGACCGCCGCGCCCGCCGCGACCACCACGCCCGCCAGTTCGTGGCCCGGCACATGCGGCAGCACGATATCCGGATCGTGTCCCATCCAGCCGTGCCAGTCGCTGCGGCACACGCCGGTCGCCTTCACCTCGATCACGACGCCGTCGGGTGCCGGCCTCGGATCGTCCACGTCCATCAGCCGCGGCGCCGCGCCGAACGCTTCATAAACGACTGCTTTCACGATCTCCTCCTGGGTCGAATGACTCTTTCAATATAGCGCGGCAATGGTGGATTGTTCTTTCGTCTTGCGATTGAGAAGCGCACGATTCTGAGATAGCCTTGCGACGATCGTGCGATTGCCGCAAGGAGCTTTCATGGAGCAGCTGGACAGGATCGATCGCGGCATGCTGGACATGCTGCAGCAGGACGGGCGCGTGTCGAACGCGCGCCTGGCGGAAGCGTTCTCGCTGAGCGAGACGTCGTGCTGGCGCCGGCTGCGCCGGCTCGAGGAAGCGGGGCTGATCGCCGGTTATCACGCGCGGCTCGATCGCAGAAAGCTGGGGTTCGGCGTGATGGCGTTCGTGCAGATCGTCTGCACGCAGCACAGCGAGGCGGTGACCGCGGAGTTCGAGCGCCTGATCCAGGCGAGCCCGAACGTGCTCGCCTGCGACAACACGACCGGCGAAGCGGATTTCCTGCTGCAGGTCGTGGCAGCCGATCTCGACGACTACAGCCATTTCGTCGAAAGGGTGTTGCGCAAGCTGCCGGGCGTGCTGAGCATTCGCTCGAACCTGTCGCTGCGGCAGCTGAAATCGACGCAGCGGCTGCCGATCGCGTGACGCGCACGCCGGCGCGTGCGTGCGCCGACGCTTAGTCGGCGAGCCGTTTGTCGGCGAGTGCCTTGCAGCAGTCTTCGTACACCCGCTGCACGAGTTTCGCGCGGTAGTCGAGATCATCGGTATCGACGATCTCCTCGACGGCGTCGCGCGCCCAGGATGCGTCGACGAAGCTCGCGTGCCGTTTCGCGATGTCCTGCGCGAGCGCGGCCAGCTTCGCGAGCGCGAGCCAGTCGGACTGCCGGCGATGGCGGTCGAGCCAGCGGTGCGCGGCCTGAACCTGGAACGCCGCGTCCGGCCAGCATTCATTCAGATAAAACGCGCCGAGATTGCCGCAGGTAAGCCAGCACAGCAGCTCGAGGCGGTCTTGCGAGCCGAGGGTACGGGATGCGTCGGTCATGGCAGCGCTCACGAAAGGCATCGATTCCGGGTGGCGCGGCGTGCAGCGGCCGGCGCCGATACTAAAAACATAGCACGATGCGCGCCACCTGGCGCACCGGCGTCGCGGGCTCGGCTCAGAGGGTCGAACGCGGGGCCGGCGGCGCGCGCACCGCAGCCCCACCGCGCGCCCGCAGCGGGTCGGCCGCGTCGGCTCCCCACGCGTCGCCGCACCCGTCGCACCGTCGTTAGAATGGCCGTTTTCCGGGAGACAGGAAGCGATGAAAATCTACGATCAGTTCTACATCGACGGCGCATGGTGCAAACCGGCCGGAGCCGGCACCATCGACGTGATCGACTCCGCCACCGAGGCGGTGCTCGGCCGGATTCCCGAAGGTGCGGCGACGGACGCACGGCACGCGGTCCGCGCGGCGCGCGCCGCCTTCGACGCGTGGGCCGCGACGCCGCCCGCGACGCGCGCCGGCTACCTGCGCAGGATCGTCGAGCGCCTGCAGACCCGCAGCGAGGAGCTCGCCCAATCGATCACCGGCGAGGTCGGGATGCCGATCAAGCTGTCGCGCGCGATCCAGGTCGGCGCGCCGGTCTACAACTGGAAGGCATACGCCAAACTCGCCGAGTCGTTCGAATTCGAGGCGAAGGTCGGCAATTCGCTGGTGGTGCGCGAGCCCGTGGGCGTCGTCGCGGCCATCACGCCGTGGAACTATCCGCTCAACCAGATCACGCTGAAAGTCGCGCCGGCGCTCGCGGCCGGCTGCACGGTCGTCCTGAAGCCGTCCGAGGTCGCGCCGCTCAATGCGTTCATGCTCGCCGAGGCGATCCACGAAGCCGGGTTGCCGGCCGGCGTGTTCAACCTCGTGTGCGGATACGGCCCGGTGGTCGGCGAGGTGCTGGCCACCGATCCCGAGGTCGACATGGTGTCGTTTACCGGTTCGACGCGCGCCGGCAAGCGCGTGGCCGAATTGGCGGCGGCGACCGTCAAGCGCGTCGCGCTGGAGCTCGGCGGCAAGTCGGCAGCGGTGATCCTCGACGATGCCGATTTCCCGGCGGCGGTGAAGGGCACGGTCAACGCGTGCTTCCTCAATGCAGGCCAGACCTGTTCCGCGCACACGCGCATGCTGGTGCCGCACGCGCGCTACGACGACGCGCGCGCACTCGCGAAGGCGGCCGCCGAAGCCTATGTCGCGGGCGACCCGCGCCAGGAGACGACGCGCCTCGGCGCGCTCGCGTCGGC is a window from the Burkholderia vietnamiensis LMG 10929 genome containing:
- a CDS encoding Lrp/AsnC family transcriptional regulator, which gives rise to MEQLDRIDRGMLDMLQQDGRVSNARLAEAFSLSETSCWRRLRRLEEAGLIAGYHARLDRRKLGFGVMAFVQIVCTQHSEAVTAEFERLIQASPNVLACDNTTGEADFLLQVVAADLDDYSHFVERVLRKLPGVLSIRSNLSLRQLKSTQRLPIA
- a CDS encoding zinc-dependent alcohol dehydrogenase family protein; protein product: MKAVVYEAFGAAPRLMDVDDPRPAPDGVVIEVKATGVCRSDWHGWMGHDPDIVLPHVPGHELAGVVVAAGAAVTRWKAGDRVTVPFVGGCGHCPECHSGNQQVCERQFQPGFTHWGSFAQYVGIHHADLNLVRLPDALDFPTAASLGCRFVTSFRAVVDQGRTSAGQWVAVHGCGGVGLSAIMIANAIGANVVAIDISERALTLARALGAAATVDASQVTDVVDAVKEITRGGAHVSLDALGHPTTCFNSISNLRRRGKHVQVGLMLGEHATPAVPMSKVIAHELEILGSHGMQAHRYGAMLDMVHAGKLAPERLIGKEISLGESIDALMNMDRFEGAGVTVVTDFSG
- a CDS encoding aldehyde dehydrogenase family protein, with protein sequence MKIYDQFYIDGAWCKPAGAGTIDVIDSATEAVLGRIPEGAATDARHAVRAARAAFDAWAATPPATRAGYLRRIVERLQTRSEELAQSITGEVGMPIKLSRAIQVGAPVYNWKAYAKLAESFEFEAKVGNSLVVREPVGVVAAITPWNYPLNQITLKVAPALAAGCTVVLKPSEVAPLNAFMLAEAIHEAGLPAGVFNLVCGYGPVVGEVLATDPEVDMVSFTGSTRAGKRVAELAAATVKRVALELGGKSAAVILDDADFPAAVKGTVNACFLNAGQTCSAHTRMLVPHARYDDARALAKAAAEAYVAGDPRQETTRLGALASAVQQQRVQAYIQRGIDDGAELVTGGTGLPDGLTKGFFVKPTVFGRVDPTSAIAQEEIFGPVLSIITYRDEDEAVRVANDTPYGLGGAVWAGSDERALRVARRLRTGQVDINGGSWNNAAPFGGYKQSGYGRENGVYGLEEYLEYKSMQLRPANPS